One window of Caloenas nicobarica isolate bCalNic1 chromosome 7, bCalNic1.hap1, whole genome shotgun sequence genomic DNA carries:
- the DKK1 gene encoding LOW QUALITY PROTEIN: dickkopf-related protein 1 (The sequence of the model RefSeq protein was modified relative to this genomic sequence to represent the inferred CDS: inserted 2 bases in 1 codon; deleted 1 base in 1 codon) encodes MTEPSGRGGGWFGGSSAQPPTPRPGPFEIPSAVPSSPRGRAQEAAPGCIKPVAGGAGSCCSGAAGAAAPTETAAGTRXDGTRMRGLLALLAALSCAAPAGRAAAAGGALSSNAIKGPPPGGAAETSAAPAAPFDGSNKPPPAATRQPFPCAEDEDCGPEEFCGGAARGGGAPLCLACRRRRKRCLRDAMCCPGTTCSNGFCTSPEPPQGAAEVDEMGTEVLPRRTPAPAWIPTAKGEEGDFCLRSSDCAAGLCCARHFWSKICKPVLREGQVCTRHRRKGTHGLEIFQRCQCAEGLACRLQREQGPADTSRLHTCQRL; translated from the exons ATGACGGAGCCCtcggggcggggtggggggtgg tttgggggctCATCGGCACAGCCCCCCACCCCGCGCCCGGGGCCCTTTGAAATCCCATCCGCCGTGCCCTCCTCCCCGAGGGGGCGGGCGCAGGAGGCAGCCCCCGGGTGTATAAAGCCGGTGGCGGGCGGCGCAGGTAGCTGCTGCTCGGGGGCCGCGGGAGCTGCTGCGCCGACCGAGACAGCGGCGGGGACGAG GGACGGGACGAGGATGCGGgggctgctggcgctgctggcGGCGCTGAGctgcgcggccccggcggggcgggcggcggcagcCGGGGGTGCCCTCAGCTCCAACGCCATCAAGGGACCCCCTCCGGGGGGGGCGGCCGAGACcagcgccgcccccgccgcccccttcGACGGCAGCAACAAGCCGCCGCCGGCCGCTACCCGGCAG CCTTTCCCCTGCGCGGAGGACGAGGACTGTGGCCCCGAGGAGTTTTGCGGGGGGGCGGCCCGCGGGGGGGGCGCCCCGCTCTGCCTCGCCTGCCGGAGACGCCGCAAGCGCTGCCTGCGCGACGCCATGTGCTGCCCCGGCACGACCTGCAGCAACG GGTTCTGCACCTCCCCGGAGCCTCCCCAAGGAGCTGCCGAGGTGGATGAGATGGGCACTGAGGTTCTGCCCCGACGGACGCCTGCGCCCGCCTGGATCCCCACTGCCAAAG GCGAGGAAGGGGACTTCTGCCTGCGCTCGTCGGACTGCGCGGCCGGACTGTGCTGCGCCCGTCACTTCTGGTCCAAAATCTGCAAACCGGtgctgcgggaagggcaggtgtGTACCCGGCACCGGCGGAAAGGCACCCACGGCCTGGAGATCTTCCAGCGGTGCCAGTGCGCCGAGGGGCTGGCATGTCGCCTCCAGCGGGAGCAGGGCCCAGCCGACACCTCCCGCCTGCACACCTGCCAGCGGCTCTGA